The following proteins come from a genomic window of Malus sylvestris chromosome 4, drMalSylv7.2, whole genome shotgun sequence:
- the LOC126619271 gene encoding NAC domain-containing protein 2-like isoform X2 yields MEVGYYGMPLGFRFHPTDQELVSSYLRDRALSGKPLGNPFVHEFNLFGQTPPWVVWEQFGGNSLLDQDLFFFYELRSRSDSDSRSKRQIEAGGTWSETSSDKVLGLDGIPIADKGHFRYNNKGSNNNGCWLLEEYSLLPNVVAGPKVVLSRLKRNPRSRCGNKMNSSSPTHDFNEKPPIKRARKEVSNEKPLIKRKRARKEPGSQKHSNVNVITNTPAVVPFVGTESNMITDTRYQDQECITNINGNAKPTDFSDQDSVILISDVPSYPICLDGDTSNHDLGCISYINGNLMPIPTHISDHEYVPLMSDVPSSPVFLGGEEYPLDGEAVRGDIKEWLTTLESVYLGLLLCRTDPLPAFHVAAPQSRRIYCKEGQCTYLFLFLPSIVYYLQASLLGVCPAALQGQIERQ; encoded by the exons ATGGAGGTGGGTTATTACGGTATGCCATTGGGTTTTCGGTTTCATCCTACTGATCAAGAATTGGTCAGTTCCTATCTTCGCGATAGAGCCCTCTCGGGAAAGCCCTTGGGCAACCCGTTTGTTCACGAGTTCAATCTCTTTGGACAAACACCACCCTGGGTGGTTTGGGAGCAATTCGGTGGAAATTCCCTACTCGATCAGGACTTGTTCTTCTTCTATGAGCTGCGTTCTAGAAGTGACAGCGACAGCCGCAGCAAACGCCAGATCGAAGCCGGAGGCACTTGGAGCGAAACATCCTCCGACAAAGTTTTAGGTTTGGACGGAATTCCAATCGCGGATAAAGGGCATTTCAGGTATAACAACAAGGGTTCTAACAACAATGGCTGCTGGCTGTTAGAAGAGTACAGTCTTCTTCCTAATGTAGTTGCTGGCCCAAAGGTCGTTCTTTCCCGACTTAAAAGGAATCCGAGGTCTAGATGCGGAAACAAGATGAATTCCTCAAGTCCAACTCATGACTTCAATGAGAAGCCACCGATTAAGAGGGCAAGAAAAGAAGTATCGAATGAGAAGCCGCTGattaagagaaagagagcaagaaaaGAACCGGGTTCACAAAAACATTCTAATGTGAATGTAATCACCAATACCCCTGCTGTTGTGCCTTTTGTTGGAACTGAAAGCAATATGATTACTGACACTAGGTATCAGGATCAGGAGTGCATAACCAACATTAACGGCAATGCGAAGCCGACTGATTTCTCTGATCAGGATAGTGTGATATTGATTAGTGATGTTCCTTCTTATCCCATATGCTTGGACGGCGACACTAGCAATCACGACCTGGGGTGCATAAGCTACATTAACGGAAATCTGATGCCCATTCCCACTCATATTTCAGATCATGAATATGTGCCACTGATGAGTGATGTTCCTTCTTCTCCGGTATTCTTGGGCGGCGAGGAATATCCTTTAGATGGTGAAGCAGTGCGTGGAGACATTAAAGAATGGTTGACAACGCTTGAAA GTGTTTACCTGGGCCTTCTTCTCTGCCGTACTGATCCATTGCCTGCCTTTCATGTTGCCGCACCTCAG TCAAGACGTATATATTGCAAGGAGGGCCAATGCACCTACCTTTTTCTGTTCCTCCCTTCGATAGTATATTATCTGCAGGCAAG TTTGTTAGGCGTCTGCCCTGCTGCACTGCAGGGTCAGATAGAGAGGCAGTGA
- the LOC126619274 gene encoding uncharacterized protein LOC126619274 yields the protein MSLLSSTRLRPWRSFPYYAHSKEVCNGYTSDPPFQISPSTTRLRPWRSFPVQIDPIAIYFHTRQPNSRPPPLSLSLRSPSSLSKIPNSKSDSDRSLINQQKVDCFTNKNGEAELYQVSQPNGGGDCGKHGDQDNGRYSWIFPSGRVLLSHWFKWKLYMLLPVWESDLGTGTSTKWLSMGRTFDPHHKLTGKFKAPDSLEPYGEIQGPRFTGTMWSSHFCL from the exons ATGTCGTTGCTAAGCTCTACGCGATTGCGCCCATGGAGGTCGTTTCCATACTATGCCCATTCAAAAGAAGTATGTAATGGATATACATCTGATCCTCCATTTCAAATTTCTCCAAGTACTACGCGATTGCGCCCATGGAGGTCGTTTCCCGTACAAATTGATCCAATTGCTATCTATTTTCACACTCGACAACCTAATTCCCGTCCACcccctctctccctttctcttcgCTCACCTTCTTCCCTCTCTAAAATCCCCAATTCAAAGTCCGATTCCGATCGAAGCCTCATCAATCAACAAAAAG TGGATTGTTTCACGAATAAAAATGGGGAAGCTGAGTTATATCAAGTATCACAACCCAACGGCGGTGGTGATTGTGGCAAGCATGGTGATCAAGACAATGGTAGATACAGTTGGATTTTCCCCTCAGGTCGTGTCTTGTTAAGTCATTGGTTCAAGTGGAAGTTATATATGTTGTTGCCTGTATGGGAAAGCGATTTGGGAACAGGCACCTCCACCAAGTGGTTGTCTATGGGACGTACTTTTGACCCTCATCACAAGTTAACAGGTAAATTCAAGGCCCCCGATTCACTGGAACCATATGGAGAAATTCAAGGCCCCCGATTCACTGGAACCATGTGGAGCTCTCATTTCTGCCTATGA